A window from Bufo bufo chromosome 1, aBufBuf1.1, whole genome shotgun sequence encodes these proteins:
- the LOC120994974 gene encoding transcription factor HES-5-like, which produces MAPNNKMEDSESNLGKDMRKLRKPVIEKMRRDRINSSIEQLRILLEKEFQRHQLPSKPEKADILEMTVTFLRQQLHHATKEVAPYKQASSPSMKDAEFVTQGRQLAAQIGFWMDPQKCRSANESVCHSLRSFNQGINKQGVQDYSPADLWRPW; this is translated from the exons ATGGCTCCTAATAATAAGATGGAAGACTCTGAGAGTAACTTGGGCAAAGACATGCGCAAG CTGAGGAAACCGGTGATCGAGAAGATGAGGAGAGACCGGATTAACAGCAGCATTGAGCAGCTGCGCATCTTACTGGAGAAGGAGTTCCAGAGACATcagctcccctccaaacctgagaaaGCCGATATCCTGGAGATGACGGTCACTTTCCTGAGACAACAGCTCCACCATGCAACCAAAG AGGTGGCACCATACAAACAAGCCTCCTCTCCGTCTATGAAGGATGCAGAATTTGTGACCCAAGGCAGACAACTAGCAGCACAGATCGGCTTCTGGATGGACCCCCAGAAATGCAGATCTGCAAATGAAAGCGTATGCCATTCCCTGAGGTCTTTCAACCAAGGAATCAACAAGCAAGGTGTCCAGGACTACAGCCCTGCTGACCTATGGAGACCCTGGTGA